From Tripterygium wilfordii isolate XIE 37 chromosome 16, ASM1340144v1, whole genome shotgun sequence, one genomic window encodes:
- the LOC119980981 gene encoding ubiquitin carboxyl-terminal hydrolase 9-like, with translation MTIPDSMFMLENAGSCLPCTPEEELNIVKELTNQAESHLKEGDLYYVVSKRWFSSWRRYVGLNDDADYGQSSDSHSMDVVPSKIGDRPGPINNSDVVQSGSDSEGDEPELRRTLMEELDYVLVPQEVWEKLVEWYKGGPALPRKLICQGNTFSVEVYPLSLNLIDSRDDSQSTISLSKKASLCELYERVCTLKKIEKEKICVWDYFNKEKNAPLPISNQTLEDLNLQMEQDILLVLTADGLHSSRLGMDSMGNELALVPLEPSRSSMSIAGGPTMSNAHSTGYGLNLYPGSALNSSSADVDDGSNIYGSTRKEERGGLAGLQNLGNTCFMNSALQCLVHTPPLVEYFLQDYLEEINTENPLGMHGELALAFGELLRKLWSSGRTTIAPRVFKGKLARFAPQFSGYNQHDSQELLAFLLDGLHEDLNRVKKRPYIEMKDSDGRLDEEVADECWRNHKARNDSVIVDVCQGQYKSTLVCPVCKKISITFDPFMYLSLPLPSTLKRTMTVTVFYGDGSGLPMPSTVTVLKHGYIKDLIQALSIACCLKSDETLLIAEVYDHHVFRYYERGSEELASIKDDEHIVAYRFRRGEGKTRLEIVHRCREKYKSDSVKGTGRKRFGTSLVAYLEENPVRGADIEVAVFRVLSPLRRISSPAKTRSGKENGFPSEILDELPESCNAQSIPRDQRMENVEIGDSLNQELSFQLFLTDDSLMKCVPILRNSVLKSEGVMKVYLDWTEKEQELYDASYLKDLPVVYNSGYTAKKTRQESISLFSCLEAFLTEEPLGPDDMWYCPRCKEHRQATKKLDLWMLPDILVFHLKRFSYGRYQKNKLDTFVNFPVYNLDLTKYVKSMDGQSYVYELYAISNHYGGLGGGHYTAYAKLINDNRWYHFDDTHVSPVTEADIRTSAAYVLFYKRVQSETKAGLGETSRGHPIS, from the exons ATGACGATTCCGGATTCGATGTTCATGTTGGAGAACGCAGGGAGTTGCTTGCCTTGCACGCCAGAAGAGGAGTTAAACATTGTCAAGGAATTGACCAACCAGGCtgaatctcacttgaaggaGGGAGACTTATATTACGTTGTTTCGAAGAG GTGGTTTTCAAGCTGGCGGAGGTATGTTGGACTTAATGATGACGCAGATTATGGTCAATCTTCTGATTCTCATTCTATGGATGTGGTTCCTTCGAAGATTGGCGATAGACCTGGTCCTATTAATAATTCAGATGTAGTTCAAAGTGGGAGCGACTCTGAAGGTGACGAACCAGAGCTTCGGAGAACATTAATGGAAGAGTTGGACTATGTTTTGGTTCCTCAAGAAGTTTGGGAAAAGCTTGTTGAGTG GTACAAAGGGGGGCCAGCATTACCAAGAAAGTTGATTTGTCAGGGAAATACCTTTAGTGTGGAGGTTTACCCACTTTCTCTTAATTTGATCGATTCCAGGGATGATAGCCAATCAACCATTAGTTTGAGCAAAAAG GCTTCATTATGCGAGCTTTACGAGAGGGTGTGCACACTTaaaaagattgagaaagaaaag ATATGTGTATGGGACTACTTTAATAAGGAGAAGAATGCACCTTTACCTATTTCAAACCAAACATTGGAGGACTTGAATTTGCAGATGGAACAAGAT ATTCTCCTGGTGCTGACAGCTGATGGACTTCATTCTTCTCGGCTTGGCATGGATTCTATGGGAAATGAATTAGCGTTGGTACCTCTCGAACCTTCTAGGTCATCCATGTCAATTGCAGGGGGGCCAACCATGTCAAATGCTCACTCGACAGGCTATGGTTTAAACCTGTATCCAGGAAGTGCTTTAAACTCATCATCGGCAGATGTAGATGACGGATCTAACATCTATGGCTCcacaagaaaagaagagagaggaggTTTGGCCGGATTGCAGAATTTAGGAAATACTTGCTTTATGAATAGTGCTCTGCAGTGCTTAGTTCATACACCCCCTCTTGTTGAGTATTTCTTGCAAGATTACTTAGAGGAGATCAACACCGAAAATCCTTTAGGAATGCAT GGTGAGCTTGCACTTGCCTTTGGAGAACTCTTGAGGAAATTGTGGTCTTCAGGGCGAACTACTATTGCACCACGGGTATTTAAGGGGAAACTTGCTCGATTTGCTCCCCAGTTCAGTGGTTATAACCAACATGATTCTCAA GAACTTCTTGCCTTTTTGCTAGACGGGCTGCATGAGGATTTGAATCGTGTCAAAAAAAGGCCGTACATTGAAATGAAAGACTCAGATGGTCGTTTGGATGAAGAAGTTGCGGATGAATGTTGGAGGAATCATAAGGCTCGGAATGATTCTGTGATTGTGGATGTTTGCCAA GGTCAGTACAAGTCCACATTAGTTTGTCCAGTTTGCAAGAAAATCTCAATTACATTTGACCCCTTCATGTACTTGTCATTGCCACTACCTTCTACTCTCAAGCGGACGATGACAGTGACTGTCTTCTATGGAGATGGAAGCGGTCTTCCTATGCCATCCACCGTGACAGTTCTAAAGCATGGTTACATTAAAGATCTTATCCAGGCATTGAGTATCGCGTGCTGTTTGAAGAGTGATGAGACCCTTCTGATTGCAGAA GTCTATGATCACCATGTTTTTCGGTATTATGAGAGAGGTTCGGAAGAATTGGCCTCAATCAAGGACGATGAACATATAGTGGCCTATCGGTTTAGAAGAGGGGAAGGAAAAACCAGACTTGAAATTGTTCATAGATGCCGGGAAAA GTATAAATCGGATTCTGTAAAGGGAACTGGGAGGAAGCGTTTTGGAACATCATTGGTTGCTTATTTGGAAGAAAACCCTGTAAGAGGAGCTGATATTGAAGTAGCTGTTTTTAGAGTGCTGTCACCTCTGAGAAGAATCAGCTCGCCTGCTAAGACTCGAAGTGGCAAAGAAAATGGCTTTCCTTCTGAAATTCTTGATGAATTACCGGAGAGCTGCAATGCTCAATCAATACCAAGAGACCAGCGAATGGAAAACGTAGAAATAGGGGACTCATTGAACCAGGAGTTATCTTTCCAGCTCTTTTTAACTGATGATAGTTTGATGAAGTGCGTACCTATTCTGAGGAATTCTGTTTTGAAATCTGAAGGAGTTATGAAGGTTTACCTGGACTGGACTGAAAAGGAACAGGAACTCTATGATGCCAGCTATCTGAAGGATCTTCCAGTGGTTTACAATTCAGGGTACACGGCAAAGAAAACTCGGCAGGAATccatttctctgttttcttgctTGGAGGCTTTCTTGACGGAGGAACCTCTTGGCCCGGATGACATGTG GTACTGCCCTAGATGCAAAGAACACAGACAAGCCACCAAGAAGCTTGACCTTTGGATGTTGCCAGATATTTTAGTTTTCCACCTAAAACGGTTCTCATACGGTAGATACCAGAAGAACAAGCTCGACACCTTCGTGAATTTCCCTGTCTACAATCTTGATCTGACGAAGTATGTGAAAAGTATGGATGGGCAGTCATATGTGTATGAGCTGTATGCTATCAGTAATCATTATGGTGGTCTCGGGGGTGGGCATTACACAGCATATGCTAAG TTGATCAACGACAATAGGTGGTATCATTTTGATGACACCCATGTTTCTCCAGTTACTGAAGCTGATATCAGGACTTCAGCTGCCTATGTATTATTCTATAAGAGAGTTCAAAGTGAAACAAAGGCAGGATTAGGGGAGACATCACGGGGCCATCCAATTTCTTGA